DNA from Candidatus Omnitrophota bacterium:
TGCTGTCTCTGATCCATCAACTCCGGGCCATTGCCCATGTGATCGACATGCACCAGCTGCCCAAGGACCCGGAAACGCTTGAGGAAGATTACCTCCAGACAAGTTCTTCTCCTCAAAGGAGGATGACGGCCTTTGAACTGCAGAGATACCTGGATTACTGCAGCGAGATGCTCGCGATGATCGGCAAGATCGCGGCGTTATATGTCCAGGATTTTGAGGACACCGAGGCCGTGGAGTCGGTCAACGAGATCGAAGTTTTAACAACAGGATTGTCGCGCAAGATTTGGCAGAAAATCATGACTCTCCAGTCTTACCGCGGGTGAGTGAGAAAAGGATTTTGACAAGGGATGGGGATATCCATCCATCGTGCTGTGAGAGCCGTTTATTCACAAAACATCGTAAAGGACTTCTATGGAAATTGGAATTGTCGGATTGCCGAACGTCGGCAAATCAACGTTGTTTAACGCCCTGACCGGGGCCATGGTGGCGGCGCAGAATTTCCCGTTCACAACCATCGAACCCAACGTCGGGGTGGTCCCTCTGCCGGACCCCCGGCTGAACCGGCTGGCGGACGAATGGAATTCGGAAAAGATCACGCCGTCCGGCATCCGGTTTGTGGACATCGCCGGGCTGGTCAAAGGCGCGAGCCAGGGGGAGGGGCTGGGGAACAAATTTTTATCGAACATCCGGGCCGTGGACGCAATCGCGCATGTGGTTCGATGTTTTCACGATGATAACGTGATCAACGTCATGGGTTCGCTTGATCCCCTGAATTCGGCCGAGATCATCGAGACTGAACTTCTTTTAGCCGACCTTCAGCAGTGCCAAAAAGCGGCCGAAAAGATCCGCGGCGCGGCCAATGCCGGCGACAAGAAAGCCAAGGACAAGATGGCCCTGTTGGAAACGCTGATCAGCGGATTCAACGCAGGCAAGGCCGCCCGTAACCAGGGCTTGCCCCCGGAATCGATCGAGGAGTACCAGTTCCTGACAGCCAAGCCGGTCCTTTATGTGGCCAATACCGATGAGGGGAACGCGGATCCCAATCTCCTGGAGCCGCTGCGCCAGAGGGCCCAGCAGGAGGGCGCCGGGCTGGTCGCCTTGTGTACAAAAATCGAGGCCGAGATCGTCCAATTACCGCAGGAAGAGAGGTCGGCGTATTACGAAGCCGCCGGGATCACTTCGCCGGGACTGGCCGCTTTGGCCAGGGCTGGGAGGGAATTGTTGCGGCTTGCCTGTTTCTTTACGGCCGGCCCCAAGGAGACGAGGGCCTGGCTGATTCCCCAGGGGACAAAAGCCGTCAAAGCCGCGGGCAAGATCCATACCGACATCGAGAGGGGATTTATCCGCGCCGAAATTTACAAGTACGATGATCTGGTAAAGCTTGGTTCTTACAAAGCCGTGCAGGAAAAAGGCCTTTTGTCCCTGGAAGGCAAGGATTATGAGGTCCAAGATGGAGATGTTGCGTATTTCAGATTTAGTGTATAATTAGTGAGTCCTAAACTTGCGGAGCCGCAGGCGAACGCAAGTTTGTTGGGCGAACTAACCCCGCAGCTCTGATTTGCGACAGCAAATCATGCGGGGTGTCCTGGATTTCCTAATTCCGGAGGTTTAACATGCGAGTCCTTGTCTGGGTAGCTGCTTTAGCAGTGGTGTTGCAGGGCTGTGCCTCCACCACGCCCAAACCCGAAGTCATGAAGGCAATCGAGCTGCGTTATAAAAAAATTTTGATTCTGCCGTTCACGCGGGCTGAGGAGGACATCCGGATTTTGGCCGGGAACATCCTGGCCGAGGAGCTCGGGAAGGCCCCTGGTGTGACAGTGACCGGGCCGGACAAAGTCGGCCTTGCGTTCATTCAGGGCATGGATTTCGAAAAGCCGGACGATTACGGCGCCCTCGACTTGACCCCTGAGGCCGCCGACGGGGATGAGCGCCGGGGCAAGGTCGTCTCTGCTTTCGGCCCGGATGCCGTTATTTTTGGATCTTTTCTGTCTGAAGAGAAAGTCGTGGCCCTCTACGTCCAAATGATCAATCTGGAGACAGGGGCCGTGGTTTTAAGTTTTTCGAAAGAGGCGGAAATTCATAACGGCGATGGGAACGCCGCCGTCCGGGAGGCCTCCCAAGCGGCCGCCCAAAAGATCGCCGAATTCCTGAAAGAAAACATTACGACGATCTACTTCCATCGGCGATAATTCTGCGGTATCCCCCAAAGGATTTTTCTTGTCTCCCGACGGTTTGTGATATAATGCCGGCTTTGTTCGGTAACCTCAAAAACGATCAACGGAACAGAATATGATTGCGGCCAAAGGCATAGGTTTGCAGTACGGCAAACGCCGTCTTTTCGAAGACGTCACGGTGACTTTTTCGCCGGGGAACTGTTACGGCGTTATCGGAGCCAACGGTTCCGGCAAGTCCACATTTTTGAAAATCCTTTCCGGAGAGATCGATTCCACGGCCGGGGAGGTGTATCTTCAGCCCGGCGCGCGCATGTCGGTCCTGAGCCAGGACCAATTCGCTTTCGATGAATACACCGTCCTGATGACAGTAGTGATGGGGC
Protein-coding regions in this window:
- the ychF gene encoding redox-regulated ATPase YchF produces the protein MEIGIVGLPNVGKSTLFNALTGAMVAAQNFPFTTIEPNVGVVPLPDPRLNRLADEWNSEKITPSGIRFVDIAGLVKGASQGEGLGNKFLSNIRAVDAIAHVVRCFHDDNVINVMGSLDPLNSAEIIETELLLADLQQCQKAAEKIRGAANAGDKKAKDKMALLETLISGFNAGKAARNQGLPPESIEEYQFLTAKPVLYVANTDEGNADPNLLEPLRQRAQQEGAGLVALCTKIEAEIVQLPQEERSAYYEAAGITSPGLAALARAGRELLRLACFFTAGPKETRAWLIPQGTKAVKAAGKIHTDIERGFIRAEIYKYDDLVKLGSYKAVQEKGLLSLEGKDYEVQDGDVAYFRFSV